In the genome of Arthrobacter sp. PAMC25284, the window CGTGCAATTGTGAGCCTCAAAGAAGGCACAATCGACATCTTCGGCGGTCCGCTCTCGTAGCGGAGACCACTTTAACGAGGAAATAAATTATGGGAATCCGTAAATATAAGCCGACTACCCCGGGGCCGTCGCGGCTCGAGCGTAGCGGACTTCACTGAAATCACGCGGTCGACGCCGGAAAAGTCGTTGGTACGTCCGCTGCCCAAAAAGGGCGGCCGTAACAACACCGGTAAGATCACGACCCGTCACAAGGGTGGTGGCCACAAGCGCCAGTACCGTCTGATCGACTTCCGTCGCCACGACAAAGACGGCGTCAACGCCCGCGTTGCCGAAATCGAGTACGATCCGAACCGTACGGCTCGCATCGCGCTCCTGCACTACATTGATGGCACCAAGCGTTACATCATTGCCCCGAACAAGTTGTCCCAGGGTGACACGGTGGAGGCAGGTGCCGAGGCTGACATCAAGCCCGGCAACAACCTGCCGCTGCGCAACATCCCGGTCGGTACCGTTATCCACGCAGTCGAACTGCGTCCGGGTGGCGGCGCCAAGATGGGCCGTTCCGCCGGCGCATCGATCCAGCTCGTTGCCAAGGAAGGCCGTTTCGCCCAGTTGCGTCTGCCCTCGGGTGAAATCCGCAACGTCGACGTGCGCTGCCGCGCCACCGTCGGCGAGGTCGGCAACGCCGAGCAGTCGAACATCAACTGGGGTAAGGCCGGCCGTATGCGCTGGAAGGGCGTTCGCCCGACCGTCCGTGGCGTCGCGATGAACCCGGTCGACCACCCGCATGGTGGTGGCGAGGGTAAGACGTCCGGTGGACGTCACCCCGTCAACCCGAACGGTAAGCGCGAAGGCCGCACCCGCCGTCCCAACAAAGAGAGCGACAAGCTTATTGTTCGTCGCCGTCGTACTGGCAAGAACAAGCGATAGGAGCCTGGACACATGCCACGCAGCCTGAAAAAAGGTCCTTTCGTTGACCAGCACCTCTTTGTGAAGGTAGCCAGGGAAAACGAAAAGGGCACCAAGAACGTCATCAAGACCTGGTCCCGCCGTTCGATGATCGTCCCCGACATGCTCGGACACACGATTGCCGTACACGACGGACGCAAGCACATCCCCGTGTTTGTCACTGAGTCGATGGTCGGGCACAAGCTCGGCGAATTCGCTCCCACGCGGACATTCCGCGGCCATGTCAAGGACGACCGTAAGGGCAAGCGCCGCTAGGCGCCTGCACTTACGTCAAAGACGAGAGAAGGAAAGCAATGGAAGCCAAGGCAATTGCGCGTCACATCCGCGTAACGCCTATGAAGGCCCGGCGCGTCGTCAACCTTGTTCGTGGTAAGCAAGCGAATGAGGCTCTGGCAATTCTGAAGTTTGCCCCGCAGGCAGCTTCGGAGCCGGTTTTCAAGGTAGTTCAGTCGGCAATCTCCAACGCCCGGGTCCTC includes:
- the rpsS gene encoding 30S ribosomal protein S19, which encodes MPRSLKKGPFVDQHLFVKVARENEKGTKNVIKTWSRRSMIVPDMLGHTIAVHDGRKHIPVFVTESMVGHKLGEFAPTRTFRGHVKDDRKGKRR
- the rplV gene encoding 50S ribosomal protein L22, with translation MEAKAIARHIRVTPMKARRVVNLVRGKQANEALAILKFAPQAASEPVFKVVQSAISNARVLADRDGVAFDEGDLIISEAFVDEGPTMKRFQPRAQGRAFQIKKRTSHITVVVATPEKEEAR